A single window of Cloacibacillus sp. DNA harbors:
- a CDS encoding ABC transporter ATP-binding protein, with the protein MALLEVKDLTMKFGSLQANSDVSFSVEKGTIVGLIGPNGAGKTTLFNCVAGLYLPTSGKILFKNQDVTALPAHKMARLGLARTFQVVRPLKEMTVFENIMVGAYMRTGDTAKATAVANRCLSLCFLEENKDRPAGGLTIGNKKRLEVARALATEPELLLLDEAVAGLTSTEVKDMVTVIKRLKEEGLTILMVEHIMEAIMPIADKIVVLASGKKIAEGTPHEVVNDPTVITAYFGEKYSKRLHQRKEGE; encoded by the coding sequence ATGGCGCTGCTAGAGGTAAAAGACCTTACAATGAAATTCGGCTCGCTGCAAGCCAACAGCGACGTCTCCTTCAGCGTTGAAAAAGGGACGATAGTCGGCCTTATCGGGCCGAACGGAGCGGGGAAGACGACGCTCTTCAACTGCGTCGCCGGCCTCTACCTGCCGACCTCTGGAAAAATACTATTCAAAAACCAAGACGTGACGGCCCTTCCCGCGCATAAAATGGCGCGGTTGGGGCTGGCGCGCACCTTCCAGGTCGTGCGTCCGCTAAAAGAAATGACCGTATTCGAGAACATCATGGTCGGCGCCTACATGCGCACAGGAGACACCGCAAAGGCGACGGCCGTAGCAAACCGCTGTCTTTCGCTCTGCTTCCTTGAAGAAAACAAAGACCGTCCGGCGGGAGGTCTTACGATAGGCAACAAAAAACGGCTCGAAGTCGCGCGCGCTCTTGCCACAGAACCGGAGCTGCTGCTGCTCGACGAAGCCGTCGCGGGCCTCACCTCAACTGAAGTCAAAGACATGGTCACAGTCATAAAAAGGCTGAAGGAAGAGGGGCTGACCATCCTCATGGTGGAGCACATAATGGAAGCCATAATGCCCATCGCCGACAAAATAGTCGTCCTCGCCAGCGGCAAAAAAATCGCGGAAGGCACGCCGCACGAAGTTGTAAACGACCCCACCGTCATCACCGCCTATTTTGGCGAAAAATACAGCAAAAGGCTCCACCAGCGGAAGGAGGGAGAATGA
- a CDS encoding GLUG motif-containing protein encodes MNIFAVAALIAVIGFAPFMMKRSFAAQNASNFTVTPKEVTIFAAREASSGVTSGDAQTMRLTISVFPAGEGLTWKSDNKNSVTVNTSGDITSVKQGGANITATHTASGSQAACKVKVVPAPTTNWADAADISWHNKNKTTFTITTAQQLAGIAVLVNAGSDDFTGDTITLTNDIDLSAREWTAIGTDAKLFKGAFDGGGHAITGLYINKTGPQDKNQGLFGCIDAAGAIKDLRLSGCVAGGFSVGGVASDNVGAVTNCAMTGSVKGSSQVGGVVGRNASGTVSNCATTGSVTGSGNIVGGVVGFNDDFGTVVRNCAMTGGVTGSGNIVGGVVAWNYLGTVSNSAMTGSVTGSSEVGGVVGISVGTVSNSAMTGSVTGSSKVGGVIGSNVGGFMPTNCGWLASAANDGIGEPKRPASVQVTSFDAANIPVTTILFDDYDLMAAVNTSSDMTVRTYPGASAALKAVVFPDIAKIENFAISGDVTAACVTGATIGSADVMVSAIVARGAKNYKAQMQARLTVLPEPPKPAPPKPDPPQPDPAPAPAPDPKPTPESGSSGGCSAGAGGIAMLVLAAAAMLGRKGKR; translated from the coding sequence TTGAATATTTTTGCAGTTGCGGCGCTTATCGCCGTTATCGGGTTTGCTCCGTTTATGATGAAGCGCTCCTTCGCGGCGCAGAACGCCTCAAACTTTACGGTGACGCCAAAAGAAGTGACGATCTTCGCGGCGCGCGAGGCAAGCAGCGGCGTCACATCTGGGGACGCACAGACGATGCGGCTCACAATTTCGGTCTTCCCGGCCGGCGAAGGGCTGACATGGAAATCAGACAATAAGAACTCCGTTACAGTAAACACCTCAGGCGACATCACATCGGTCAAACAGGGCGGTGCAAACATCACCGCGACGCACACTGCCAGCGGCAGTCAAGCGGCCTGCAAAGTCAAGGTCGTCCCCGCGCCTACGACGAACTGGGCCGATGCCGCGGACATATCCTGGCACAATAAAAATAAAACCACCTTCACCATCACAACAGCGCAGCAGCTCGCGGGCATAGCGGTGCTTGTAAACGCCGGCTCGGACGACTTCACGGGCGACACGATAACCCTCACAAACGACATAGACCTCAGTGCGCGCGAATGGACCGCGATAGGAACAGATGCGAAACTTTTCAAGGGCGCCTTCGACGGCGGCGGACACGCGATAACGGGCCTCTACATCAACAAGACGGGCCCTCAGGATAAGAATCAGGGCCTTTTCGGATGTATCGATGCAGCCGGCGCGATAAAGGACCTCCGTCTCTCAGGCTGCGTAGCAGGCGGATTTTCCGTAGGCGGCGTGGCGAGTGATAACGTCGGCGCAGTGACTAACTGCGCGATGACCGGCAGTGTCAAGGGTTCTTCTCAGGTCGGCGGAGTAGTGGGCAGGAACGCCAGCGGCACGGTGAGCAACTGCGCGACGACCGGCAGCGTCACTGGCAGTGGTAATATTGTTGGCGGCGTGGTGGGCTTTAACGATGACTTCGGCACAGTTGTTCGCAACTGCGCGATGACCGGCGGCGTCACTGGCAGTGGTAATATTGTTGGCGGCGTGGTGGCCTGGAACTACCTCGGCACGGTGAGCAACAGCGCGATGACCGGCAGCGTCACGGGTTCTTCTGAGGTGGGCGGCGTGGTTGGCATCAGCGTCGGCACGGTGAGCAACAGCGCGATGACCGGCAGCGTCACGGGTTCTTCTAAGGTCGGCGGCGTAATTGGTTCCAACGTCGGCGGCTTTATGCCGACCAACTGCGGCTGGCTTGCCAGTGCGGCTAATGATGGAATCGGCGAGCCTAAGAGGCCAGCATCAGTTCAAGTCACCTCCTTCGACGCGGCAAACATTCCAGTCACGACCATCCTCTTTGACGACTACGACCTCATGGCCGCTGTCAATACTTCATCGGACATGACGGTGCGCACCTACCCAGGTGCGAGCGCCGCACTTAAAGCGGTCGTTTTTCCTGATATAGCGAAGATAGAAAACTTTGCGATAAGCGGCGATGTAACGGCCGCGTGCGTCACCGGCGCCACGATAGGCAGCGCGGACGTCATGGTTTCCGCCATCGTCGCAAGGGGCGCAAAAAACTACAAAGCCCAGATGCAGGCGCGCCTCACAGTCCTGCCGGAGCCGCCAAAGCCTGCTCCGCCAAAACCCGATCCGCCGCAGCCTGACCCGGCCCCAGCTCCAGCGCCGGATCCAAAGCCAACGCCGGAAAGCGGCAGCTCAGGCGGCTGTTCAGCCGGAGCGGGAGGCATAGCGATGCTTGTTTTGGCGGCGGCCGCGATGCTCGGAAGGAAAGGCAAGCGGTAA
- the purQ gene encoding phosphoribosylformylglycinamidine synthase subunit PurQ: MRTAVVVFPGSNCDRDVQRAVAETLKTPVDMVWHEETDFASEPDLVILPGGFSYGDYLRSGAMAARSPIIAAVRRHAEAGKLLLGICNGFQVLTETKMLPGALLVNTTTTFLCKKCYVRVEQTENHFTSGMKKGEIAQYPIAHHEGLYFLPKAELDALEEAGQVVFRYADPNTGEAGAEYAPNGALNGIAGICNKEGNILGLMPHPERSTVSHLNGGTDGAAFWLSIAEDFAKRGRR, from the coding sequence ATGAGAACAGCCGTCGTCGTTTTTCCAGGAAGCAACTGCGACCGCGACGTACAGCGGGCGGTCGCGGAGACGCTGAAAACACCTGTCGATATGGTATGGCATGAGGAGACGGACTTCGCCTCCGAGCCGGACCTCGTTATCCTCCCCGGCGGATTCTCGTACGGGGATTATCTGCGTTCCGGCGCGATGGCGGCGCGTTCGCCCATCATAGCAGCGGTGCGCCGCCACGCGGAGGCCGGAAAGCTGCTGCTCGGCATCTGCAACGGCTTTCAGGTGCTTACGGAGACAAAGATGCTGCCGGGCGCTTTGCTGGTGAACACTACTACGACCTTCCTCTGCAAAAAATGCTACGTGAGGGTCGAGCAGACGGAAAACCATTTCACCTCCGGCATGAAGAAGGGCGAGATAGCCCAGTACCCCATCGCGCACCACGAGGGGCTTTATTTCCTGCCGAAGGCGGAGCTTGATGCGCTTGAGGAGGCGGGGCAGGTGGTCTTCCGCTACGCTGACCCGAACACCGGCGAAGCGGGCGCGGAGTACGCGCCAAACGGCGCTTTGAACGGCATCGCCGGCATCTGTAATAAGGAAGGAAACATTCTGGGGCTTATGCCGCACCCTGAACGCTCGACGGTATCGCATCTGAACGGCGGAACGGACGGCGCGGCATTCTGGCTTTCTATAGCAGAAGATTTCGCAAAGAGAGGTAGACGTTAA
- a CDS encoding branched-chain amino acid ABC transporter permease yields the protein MSNFLQVLIDGILSGLLYALVAAGLSMIWGVMDVINFAHGEFLMVAMYICYWMGFMLGLDPIFTWIASGIFLFILGGLTYKWVIKRSLGKAAMAPLLATFGLSMLLKNFCMNRFSPNFRLLSGTLLDGRTFEIGGAIVSVPQLVTGLFSLAIIGALYYLIKKTRLGWAIQATAMDKEAAELMGIDTEKIYLLVFGLGGACVGIAGGLMTTYLAVHPEVGSLFSLIAFVVVALGGFGSIPGALFAAILIGLVESFTGFYVAAVLKYVAVFAIYLLVILVRPKGLFGW from the coding sequence ATGAGCAATTTTCTGCAAGTCCTTATCGACGGCATATTGAGCGGCCTGCTCTACGCTCTTGTAGCCGCCGGCCTCAGCATGATATGGGGCGTAATGGACGTAATCAATTTTGCGCATGGGGAGTTTCTCATGGTGGCGATGTACATTTGCTACTGGATGGGCTTCATGCTTGGGCTGGACCCAATCTTTACATGGATAGCCTCCGGCATATTCCTCTTTATATTAGGAGGGCTCACCTATAAGTGGGTAATAAAAAGAAGCCTCGGAAAAGCTGCGATGGCGCCGCTGCTTGCCACCTTCGGCCTTTCCATGCTTTTGAAAAACTTTTGCATGAACCGTTTCTCCCCGAACTTCCGTCTGCTCTCCGGCACACTGCTTGACGGCAGGACATTTGAAATAGGAGGCGCAATCGTCTCCGTACCGCAGCTCGTCACCGGGCTGTTTTCGCTGGCCATAATAGGCGCGCTCTATTACCTCATCAAAAAGACGCGGCTCGGCTGGGCGATACAGGCGACGGCGATGGACAAAGAGGCGGCGGAGCTGATGGGCATAGACACTGAAAAAATATACCTGCTCGTCTTCGGCCTCGGTGGAGCATGCGTCGGCATAGCTGGCGGTCTCATGACCACCTACTTGGCCGTCCATCCCGAAGTCGGCAGCCTCTTCAGCCTCATCGCCTTTGTTGTAGTGGCGCTTGGAGGCTTCGGCAGCATCCCCGGCGCGCTCTTTGCCGCGATCCTCATCGGTCTGGTCGAATCCTTCACCGGCTTCTACGTGGCGGCGGTGCTAAAATACGTTGCGGTATTCGCCATCTATCTTCTCGTAATACTTGTGCGCCCCAAAGGGCTCTTTGGGTGGTGA
- a CDS encoding branched-chain amino acid ABC transporter permease gives MSKKDKLWYGFIIAALILPCIPGVIGGSFFGHVATMILLYAAMAQSWNIISGYGGQVSFGHSVFFGIGAYGAALAVVTCNTLPWYGAPIGMLAAAAVSIFISYPCFRLKGHYFAIATFAIVEIFNRLFMIWDAVGGALGLDYPILPDGWLNFSWSNTKTGYYLGALAIFLLVFGVVRWIEKHRLGYYLLAVREGQETAESLGVNSTFVKLGAMAISAAFAALCGAFFAQYNYRVDPPMVMSLDMSMKFVLITILGGIGTFWGPFLGALVLIPLQEYTRAYLSFLGAGMDLIIFGLIIIVVMIKEPKGIMGLLGYFVKKKQNDETNGPEEKGADR, from the coding sequence ATGAGCAAAAAAGACAAACTCTGGTACGGCTTCATCATAGCCGCGTTGATACTGCCCTGCATACCGGGCGTCATAGGAGGTTCGTTCTTTGGCCACGTAGCTACGATGATACTGCTCTACGCGGCGATGGCCCAGTCGTGGAACATTATCAGCGGCTACGGCGGCCAGGTCTCCTTCGGACACTCCGTATTCTTCGGCATAGGCGCATACGGCGCGGCGCTTGCCGTCGTCACCTGCAACACACTGCCGTGGTACGGCGCGCCGATTGGGATGCTAGCCGCAGCCGCCGTCTCTATATTTATCAGCTATCCGTGCTTCCGGCTCAAGGGGCACTATTTCGCCATAGCCACCTTCGCCATCGTTGAGATATTCAACCGGCTCTTCATGATATGGGACGCAGTCGGCGGAGCGCTTGGGCTGGACTATCCGATACTGCCCGACGGCTGGCTCAACTTCTCGTGGTCGAACACAAAGACCGGCTATTACCTTGGGGCCCTCGCCATCTTCCTGCTCGTATTCGGCGTCGTGAGATGGATAGAAAAACACCGCTTAGGCTACTATCTGCTCGCGGTGCGCGAGGGACAGGAGACGGCGGAGTCGCTCGGCGTCAACAGCACCTTCGTCAAGCTTGGAGCCATGGCAATATCTGCGGCCTTCGCCGCGCTCTGCGGAGCCTTCTTCGCGCAATACAACTACCGCGTAGACCCGCCGATGGTCATGTCGCTTGACATGTCCATGAAATTTGTGCTCATCACCATACTTGGTGGCATAGGCACCTTCTGGGGGCCGTTCCTTGGAGCGCTCGTCCTCATTCCGCTGCAGGAATACACGAGGGCCTACCTTTCGTTCCTCGGCGCCGGCATGGACCTCATCATCTTCGGCCTCATCATCATCGTCGTCATGATAAAAGAGCCGAAAGGCATCATGGGGCTGCTCGGCTATTTCGTAAAGAAAAAACAGAACGACGAAACGAACGGCCCGGAAGAGAAAGGAGCTGACCGCTGA
- the lysA gene encoding diaminopimelate decarboxylase — translation MFIKEEEAPGLISEYGTPVYVYSEEILRSRCREIADAFCGRIVPSFSIKANSNIHLLKIIKEEGITADAMSPGEIFLLEKAGFSGDDIFYIGNNVSTNELRYCVDRGILVSVDSVSQLERLGSINRGGRAAIRFNPGIGAGHCDKVVTAGDKTKFGVDPAFCCEVKEILAKYDMKLVGINQHIGSLFLEPDAYVRAAKSLLAMIEQNFPGLEFIDFGGGFGVPYSPGEKRLDLEKLRGELFPILDDFIERYDNKFVHFKCEPGRYICAECGLLLGTVNALKENHGEGYIGTDIGFNVLMRPVLYGSRHEMRIIKNLEDPGAPAPFSKETAVVVGNICESGDILSENAALGQVREGDMIVVENAGAYGYSMASNYNCRLRPAEVLITASGETKLIRAADTFESLVQNF, via the coding sequence ATGTTCATAAAAGAAGAAGAGGCCCCCGGCCTAATAAGCGAATACGGCACCCCCGTCTACGTCTACAGCGAAGAGATACTGCGCAGCAGATGCAGAGAGATAGCGGACGCCTTCTGCGGCCGCATCGTTCCCAGTTTTTCAATAAAGGCCAACTCAAACATACACCTCTTGAAAATAATCAAAGAAGAGGGCATCACAGCCGACGCAATGTCCCCCGGCGAAATATTTCTGCTTGAAAAAGCGGGCTTCTCCGGCGACGACATATTCTACATAGGAAACAACGTCTCCACAAACGAACTGCGCTACTGCGTAGACCGCGGCATCTTAGTCAGCGTAGACTCAGTATCCCAGCTTGAAAGGCTCGGCAGCATAAACCGCGGAGGCCGCGCCGCCATCCGCTTCAACCCCGGCATAGGCGCGGGACACTGCGACAAAGTCGTAACGGCCGGAGACAAAACGAAATTTGGAGTAGACCCAGCCTTCTGCTGTGAAGTAAAAGAGATACTGGCGAAATACGACATGAAGCTCGTCGGCATAAACCAGCACATAGGCTCGCTCTTTCTTGAGCCGGACGCCTACGTGCGCGCCGCAAAAAGCCTCCTTGCCATGATAGAACAAAACTTCCCCGGCCTCGAATTTATAGACTTCGGCGGCGGCTTCGGCGTCCCCTACAGCCCCGGCGAAAAACGCCTCGACCTTGAGAAACTGCGCGGCGAACTCTTTCCAATCCTCGACGATTTTATAGAACGCTACGACAACAAATTCGTCCACTTCAAATGCGAGCCGGGCCGTTACATCTGCGCCGAATGCGGCCTGCTGCTCGGCACCGTAAACGCGCTGAAAGAAAACCACGGCGAAGGCTACATAGGCACCGACATCGGTTTCAACGTCCTCATGCGCCCCGTGCTCTACGGCTCGCGCCATGAAATGCGCATAATAAAAAACCTAGAAGACCCGGGAGCGCCCGCGCCGTTTTCAAAAGAGACCGCCGTCGTAGTGGGCAACATCTGCGAAAGCGGCGACATCCTTTCAGAAAACGCCGCGCTTGGGCAAGTGCGCGAAGGAGACATGATAGTGGTAGAAAACGCCGGAGCCTACGGCTACTCGATGGCCTCCAACTACAACTGCCGCCTGCGCCCCGCCGAAGTGCTCATCACAGCATCGGGCGAGACGAAACTCATCCGCGCGGCCGACACCTTTGAAAGCCTGGTGCAGAATTTCTAA
- a CDS encoding ABC transporter ATP-binding protein, giving the protein MAAAILEVNNIRCAYDQVPVIHGLSLHVNEGEIVAVLGANGAGKSTTMRAIAGLMHPTSGSITFDGREITALPAFKSIKNGLSYVPEGRRLFSKLTVRENLELGSFASGDKKANAERLEEMFELFPILKSRCDQTAETMSGGEQQMCAIARGLMSRPKLLMLDELSLGLQPSLVEKVFETVVEIKKRGVTILLVEQMVQEALEIADRGYVLQTGRVVHEGSAQELLNSDEVRKAYMGM; this is encoded by the coding sequence ATGGCCGCGGCGATCCTTGAAGTAAATAACATCCGCTGCGCATACGACCAAGTGCCGGTCATCCACGGCCTATCGCTGCACGTAAACGAAGGAGAGATAGTGGCCGTACTTGGCGCAAACGGCGCGGGAAAATCCACCACCATGCGCGCGATAGCGGGGCTGATGCACCCCACCTCCGGCTCCATCACCTTTGACGGTAGGGAGATCACAGCCCTCCCCGCCTTCAAAAGCATAAAAAACGGCTTGAGCTACGTGCCGGAGGGACGCAGGCTCTTTTCAAAGCTCACGGTGCGCGAAAACCTTGAGCTGGGCTCCTTCGCAAGTGGCGACAAAAAAGCCAACGCCGAAAGGCTTGAAGAGATGTTCGAGCTGTTTCCGATACTAAAATCGCGCTGCGACCAGACGGCGGAGACGATGAGCGGCGGCGAACAGCAGATGTGCGCCATCGCGCGCGGCCTCATGTCGCGCCCCAAGCTGCTCATGCTCGACGAACTTTCGCTCGGCCTCCAGCCAAGCCTTGTTGAAAAAGTCTTTGAGACGGTAGTCGAGATAAAAAAGCGCGGCGTCACCATCCTGCTCGTAGAGCAGATGGTACAGGAAGCGCTGGAAATAGCCGACCGAGGCTACGTGCTCCAGACAGGGCGCGTCGTCCACGAAGGAAGCGCGCAGGAACTGCTGAACTCAGACGAAGTAAGAAAAGCCTACATGGGAATGTAA
- a CDS encoding FmdE family protein — MTSDKKELYNKCISFHGHSCGGLMIGFRAALCAMELLGIEEPSCDEEIVCIAENDACGVDAVQALLGCTAGKGNLIFRLRGKQAFTIFDRRQNKSFRLVLKERAFASKEEKLRFMMEAPSSEIFEVKTPAFECPPKAEIYSSFPCGSCGERTAEPWLRAKNGKMLCLDCCKK, encoded by the coding sequence ATGACATCCGACAAAAAAGAGCTTTATAATAAATGTATATCTTTTCATGGGCACAGCTGCGGCGGCCTCATGATCGGCTTTCGCGCCGCGCTCTGCGCTATGGAGCTGCTGGGAATAGAGGAGCCTTCCTGCGACGAGGAGATCGTCTGCATCGCGGAAAACGACGCCTGCGGCGTAGATGCTGTACAGGCGCTGCTTGGCTGCACCGCCGGCAAGGGAAACCTGATTTTCAGGCTGCGTGGCAAACAGGCTTTCACCATCTTCGACCGCAGACAGAACAAATCGTTCCGGCTTGTGTTAAAAGAAAGAGCTTTTGCCTCAAAAGAAGAGAAGCTTCGTTTTATGATGGAGGCTCCGTCGTCCGAAATATTTGAAGTAAAGACGCCCGCCTTTGAGTGTCCACCGAAGGCAGAAATATATTCCTCTTTTCCCTGCGGCAGCTGCGGCGAAAGAACCGCTGAACCGTGGCTGAGAGCAAAAAACGGCAAAATGTTATGCCTGGACTGCTGCAAAAAATAA
- the purS gene encoding phosphoribosylformylglycinamidine synthase subunit PurS: MIFHAEAVITPREGVLDTQGKAVEKTLAHLGYKGLNEVRVGRIVTLQLEAESADAATEAVKNMCQDLLANDLIETYKISVREA; the protein is encoded by the coding sequence ATGATATTTCATGCAGAGGCCGTAATCACACCGCGCGAGGGAGTTCTGGACACTCAGGGCAAGGCCGTTGAAAAGACGCTTGCACATCTTGGATATAAGGGACTGAACGAAGTGCGCGTGGGGCGCATCGTTACGCTCCAGCTTGAGGCCGAAAGCGCCGACGCGGCCACGGAGGCCGTGAAGAATATGTGCCAGGACCTTCTGGCGAACGACCTGATTGAGACTTATAAAATTTCGGTGCGGGAAGCATAG
- a CDS encoding malic enzyme-like NAD(P)-binding protein, whose protein sequence is MEDIYSRSLKMHKEMQGKLNVECRKNIDSMEDLALVYTPGVAEPCRAIEKDPEELWNVTIKNNLVAVITDGSAVLGLGDIGPAASLPVMEGKSCLFKRFAGIDSIPLAVSTQDIDEFVNVVSKIAVSFGGINLEDISAPRCFEIEKKLQQLLDIPVFHDDQHGTAVIALAAYKNALRLTKRSIEDTVLVINGAGAAGSSIARYFLSAGAKNIIMCDKGGALCCGFPEGLTEAQIELSRVTNPEKRRGSLADVIKGADAFLGVSRPGLLTGAMVKSMAKDPIIFAMANPTPEIFPDEAIAAGAAVVATGRSDFPNQVNNCLGFPGIFRGALSVRAKLINEEMKLAASEALAALVTDAELSKDYIIPSALDERVVPAVARAVAAAAKATKAARL, encoded by the coding sequence ATGGAAGATATCTATTCACGTTCATTGAAAATGCACAAAGAAATGCAGGGCAAACTCAATGTCGAATGCAGGAAAAATATTGACAGCATGGAGGACCTGGCGCTCGTCTACACGCCGGGCGTAGCGGAGCCATGCCGTGCCATTGAAAAAGATCCAGAGGAACTTTGGAACGTCACAATAAAAAACAACCTGGTCGCCGTCATAACGGACGGCTCCGCCGTGCTCGGGCTGGGAGACATAGGCCCCGCCGCATCGCTGCCGGTCATGGAGGGCAAAAGCTGCCTCTTCAAACGCTTTGCCGGCATCGACTCCATACCGCTTGCCGTCTCCACGCAGGATATCGACGAATTTGTAAACGTCGTCTCAAAAATAGCCGTCTCCTTCGGCGGCATCAACCTAGAAGACATCTCCGCGCCGCGCTGCTTTGAAATTGAAAAAAAATTGCAGCAGCTCCTCGATATCCCCGTCTTTCACGACGACCAGCACGGCACGGCAGTGATAGCGCTTGCCGCCTACAAAAACGCGCTGCGGCTCACAAAACGCTCAATAGAAGATACAGTGCTCGTAATAAACGGCGCGGGTGCCGCCGGAAGCTCCATCGCCAGATACTTTTTATCGGCTGGCGCAAAAAACATAATCATGTGCGACAAAGGCGGCGCGCTCTGCTGCGGCTTCCCCGAAGGGCTTACAGAGGCGCAGATAGAACTGTCGCGCGTCACAAACCCTGAGAAAAGACGCGGCTCGCTTGCCGACGTAATAAAAGGAGCGGACGCCTTCCTTGGAGTCTCCCGCCCTGGCCTGCTCACAGGCGCCATGGTAAAAAGCATGGCAAAAGACCCGATAATCTTCGCAATGGCAAACCCCACCCCAGAGATATTCCCCGACGAAGCGATAGCCGCGGGCGCCGCCGTAGTCGCCACCGGAAGAAGCGACTTCCCCAATCAGGTCAACAACTGCCTCGGCTTCCCCGGCATATTCCGCGGCGCGCTCTCGGTGCGCGCGAAACTGATAAACGAAGAGATGAAGCTCGCGGCCTCGGAAGCGCTCGCCGCGCTCGTCACCGACGCAGAACTTTCAAAAGATTACATCATCCCCTCTGCGCTTGATGAACGCGTCGTTCCCGCCGTCGCGCGCGCCGTAGCAGCAGCCGCGAAAGCGACAAAAGCGGCGAGGCTCTAG
- a CDS encoding ABC transporter substrate-binding protein has protein sequence MKLNKRTMIVVMLVLCTALLASSSAFAVEEIKIGALFPLTGPAAVSGQNCVNSVLAAAEVINTKNPGIKAPLAANAGLLGGKYVIKIVPADHQGKPDVAKSEAERLYNQEKVFAIIGCYNSAATKPASAVAERAKKIFMCGCSSSAALTERGYKYFFRHAPTDAIESVEFVDYIDYLNKNKKAGIKTLGLIYENTEFGKHAADEARKAAKKINLTVVADVPFNNGATNLNSEVQKLKSANPDAVFGAALGGDYSLWVRTMKQVNWLPKIALNYCTGYQNPAVQKELGADGNFFMGGMGYSPELAKKFMPEAIKIQDKYYTPKSNQPFDSDSIQEAVMLMVLAQAIEKAGAVDTEKVLKVLQTMDFPSVMSLSGSVKFGPDGQNVKALSVITQLENQSYNTVFPLKYKDKEPIVPMVPWNKRK, from the coding sequence ATGAAACTGAACAAACGCACCATGATCGTCGTTATGCTGGTTCTTTGCACCGCTCTCCTTGCTTCTTCGTCGGCGTTCGCCGTCGAAGAGATCAAGATCGGCGCTTTGTTCCCGCTGACAGGCCCCGCCGCCGTCTCCGGCCAGAACTGCGTCAACTCAGTGCTAGCTGCGGCTGAGGTCATCAACACAAAGAATCCCGGTATAAAAGCGCCGCTTGCCGCAAACGCAGGACTGCTCGGCGGTAAATATGTGATAAAAATAGTCCCGGCCGACCATCAGGGCAAGCCGGACGTCGCGAAATCGGAGGCCGAGCGTCTCTATAATCAGGAAAAAGTCTTTGCGATAATCGGCTGCTACAACAGCGCCGCTACGAAGCCCGCAAGCGCGGTAGCCGAACGTGCGAAGAAAATATTCATGTGCGGCTGTTCAAGCTCCGCCGCCCTCACGGAACGCGGATATAAATATTTCTTCCGCCACGCGCCGACCGACGCGATAGAATCCGTTGAGTTCGTCGACTATATCGACTACCTGAACAAAAATAAAAAGGCCGGCATAAAGACGCTGGGCCTCATCTACGAAAACACGGAATTTGGAAAGCACGCGGCAGACGAGGCGCGCAAGGCGGCTAAAAAGATAAACCTCACCGTCGTAGCCGACGTCCCCTTCAACAACGGCGCCACCAACCTCAACAGCGAAGTGCAGAAGCTGAAGTCAGCCAATCCAGACGCAGTGTTCGGAGCGGCGCTCGGCGGAGACTACTCGCTGTGGGTGCGCACGATGAAACAGGTAAACTGGCTGCCGAAGATAGCCCTCAACTACTGCACCGGATACCAGAACCCCGCCGTGCAGAAAGAACTTGGCGCGGACGGCAACTTCTTCATGGGCGGCATGGGCTACTCGCCGGAGCTTGCAAAAAAATTCATGCCCGAAGCGATAAAGATACAGGACAAATACTACACGCCGAAGAGCAATCAGCCCTTTGACAGCGACTCCATCCAGGAGGCCGTCATGCTGATGGTGCTTGCGCAGGCGATAGAAAAGGCCGGCGCCGTCGACACTGAAAAAGTGCTTAAAGTGCTTCAGACGATGGACTTCCCGTCCGTCATGTCGCTCAGCGGCTCCGTCAAATTCGGCCCCGACGGGCAGAACGTAAAGGCGCTTTCCGTAATCACCCAGCTCGAAAACCAGAGCTACAACACAGTCTTCCCGCTCAAATACAAAGACAAAGAGCCGATCGTGCCGATGGTTCCCTGGAACAAACGCAAGTAA